From the genome of Homo sapiens chromosome 20 genomic patch of type FIX, GRCh38.p14 PATCHES HG410_PATCH:
gccattgtactccagcctgggtgacagagtgagaccctgtctctaaataaataaataaataaatgggtaaaaagaaacagatttttaaaaaattgtgacaaaatatatgtaacaaatttaccattttaaccattgttaagtttacaattcagtggtatttgcAGTGTTGTATAACCGTCATCACTGTctatttctagaactttttcatctttgcaaactgaaactctgtacccagtaaacaatatctccccatttcccttccctccagcccttgGTAACCtcaattctactttctgtctctgaatttgcctattccaggtacctcatataaggggactcatacaatatttgtccttttgtgtctagcttatttcatatatatttattcaaagctcataatgttttcaaggttcattcatgttgtagcatgtatcagaatttcatttcctttatggctgagtaatactccattgtatgtatatactacgttttgcttatccattcatctgtttatggaCTCTtagttgtttccatcttttggctattgtgaataatgctgctatgaacattagtATCTTGAGTCCTTGCtttcaattcaatttttttttttttttaaacaggatctCTCACCCCGTCACTCAGGGTGGCGCAATCACGActcattggctcactgcagcctagacctcccagctggagcaattctcctgcctcagccttctgagtagctgggactacaggtgtgtaccaccatgtccggctaatttttaaattttttatagcaacagggtcccactctgttgcccaggctggtttcaaactcctgggttcaagtgatgcttctgccttggcctgtcaaagtgttgggcttacacTTTGGGCGtaacccaccatgcccagccaattatttTTTACGTGTATTTTTTggtggcagggtggggtgggggcagggtcgGGTGggggcagggtctcgctctgtcacccaggctggagtgcagtggcgtgatcgtggctcactgccttaagctcctgggctcaagtgatcctcccacctcagcctctcgagtagctgggaatacaggagtgagccaccactcctgcctaatttattattttttttgtagagatggggtctcgctgtgttgtccaggctggtctcaaactcctgagctcaagtgatctgcccaccgtggcctcccaaagtgctgagattataggcgtgagccactgcaatcGTTTCAGCATGTAATCAATATGAAAACATTATGAATGAGATAGATTACATTCTTATTTTCATACTAGGTCTTTGAAAATGGGTGTGTAATTAGCATCTCAATTCAAACTAGCTGCGTTTCAAGTCTTAATAGTCATGTGTGGCTCATGGCCACCATATTGGATAGCTCAGACTTAGCAAAATATTGCATTGTGGCACAGATCTCTGGAAACACAAAGGGTTTTAGATTCAAGTGGGCCTGGTTCCAAAGTAAATTTGCCCCTTTATCATTGGGATGGGCAGAAGAAAGCCACTGATGGGTGCTGTGGTAAAGGGGGAGCAGTTCAGTCATGCCAGGGGAAGAGGAGGGTGACAGGAGAGGCATGTTGGGGAGATGACACTTGAGCTCAGCCTTAGAGGCAGAGTGGGGGCTTTGTCAAGCAGTCACAGTGGGAAAGGACATTCTTTGCAGAGTATGCAGCTTGGGCAGAGGCCCAGGATTTTGAAAGAGCCCAGTGCTCTTGGAGAACCACAGCAGTTCTTTCAGCTTGACTAGGATATTAGGAGTGGGGGCCCTGCTGAGAGGAGAGGCTGGAGAGCTGGGCTGAGGCTGGACCTTGCACCACTGGCCACCACTGCCCCTGTCATTCACGCCATCAGCAGCTCTTGTCTGGCTTATTGGCAGGGGCCTCCTCCTGGCTCTCCCTGTGTCCACTTTGCCTCTCCCCTTGTTGTCCCTCctccatttaaaaatggaagtcagatcatgtcacttttCTGCTCAAAACCCTTCAGTGGCTTTACATTTTACTCAATCAAATTGGAGGTATCAGGGTCCGCCCCCACTCCTCTCTGATCAtacctccttccaccctccctcctGATCACTTCTCTGCCTGTACTGGCCTCATTTCCCCACCCTGGGGCCTCCACACTTGCTTTTTTCCCTGCCTGGAACGTGTTTCCCTCAGATACACAAATGGCTCCCTCTCTCACTTCTTATCTCTTCCACTCCATTCCCGTCTCTGTTCTTCAGAGAGAGCCTTCTcatcacaaaataaaatgatgccCTTAAGTTTTTTCCAAAATGCTTATCACTACCTGGCATATCACATCTCGACGTGTTCATTGTCTGCTTCCATCCTGAGCATGTAGAGGCTCCAAGAAAGCAGGggtttgtctgttttgctcattcTTCAGTGCTTggtattcaagaaatatttgttgaatggatgactacatgaataaataaacaacaaaacctGAAACGTAGCAGCCTTTAGTAAATGTATGttgatttgagatttttgttGAAGTGCTTccctttgcatttatttatttttctcaactttATGTTTGGAAAACATCAGAtacacagaaaagttgaaagaatggtTCATTGACTGACCATATGTTCCCAACTTAGATTCAAGAGTTGTTAACATTTCACAATTCCTGTATATAttcttgggtgtgtgtgtgtgtgttcaagttAAAAGTCAGTtacaggctgggtgaggtggctcacacctgcaatcccagcactttgggaggctgaggcgggcagatcacctgaggtcaggagttcaagaccagcgtggccaacgtggtgaaaccctgtctctactaaaaatacaaaaatcatccaggtgtgttggcccacacctgtaatcccagctactcgggaggccaaggcaagagaatcacttgaacccaggaggccgaagttgcagtgatcatgccattgcactccagcctgggcgacagagtgagactccatctcataaataaataaataaataaataaataaatgtcagttaCAGAAATATGACACTGACCCTTTGCATTTACAAGTTGGTTCTAAAGAGTGGTGAGTCAGAAGAGACGTCAGGCAGCAAGCGACTTGGGCCATGGCCTCTGACCTAGACTTCTCACCTCCGGAGGTGCCCGAGCCCACTTTCCTGGAGAACCTGCTACGGTACGGACTCTTCCTGGGAGCCATCTTCCAGCTCATCTGTGTGCTGGCCATCATCGTACCCATTCCCAAGTCCCACGAGGCGGTGAGTTTTTCCCTGGGAGCCTCAGCTCCTCTGAGTGCCAGGCTGGGTTCTGAGTACTAACAGTAGGTGCCACCACAACTGAGATCAGCAGGGTCTACATTGGGCCTTTTTGATTTAGTGTGCCTCTGAATTTCCACCTGGTGGGTTGAACCACATAGCTAATACTTTATTTGTTCATGTACCCATTAAGGAGATTTTTATTTAGTGCCTACTACATTTCAGACTCTGCTGAAGATGTAGTGTCTGCACCTGAGGAGCATCTAGTCCTTGGGAGGAAGGCAGATAACAAAAACATACCTCCATGTGCTCCCATGAGAAGTACAGAGTCCAGTGAGGCTATATAACAAGGGGGAGAGAGACCTGATCTTACCCTGGGCTGTGGGCCCTGCCGAGGAGGCAGTGTTTGAGCTGAGACTGAAGGAATGAGCAGGCTTCTGCCAGGTGAAAGTGGGCAAGGGGCGAGGACAACATTCCAGGGAGAGGGCACTGCACGTGCAAGGGACTCAATAAAGGAAGGGGCTAATTCAAGGAACTGAATGAAGGTGACTGTGGCCAGAGCACAGAGGGGGCATGATGAGTGGTGCAGCCAGAGGTGTGGGCAGGGGCCAGAGGGTTTTAAGTGTGAGAATGACATGGTCAAattggcttttttgttgttgttttgactcTTCTTCTGTAAGTATCTTTATAACTATACACCCTCCTTCTACCCACTTTCTTGCCCACTCCCATTTGCTCGTGACATTGATTTATTGGAGAAAGCAGGTCGTTTGTCATGTGGGATACCTACATCCCAGGAATTGGCTATTGCTTCTCTGTGGTGTCATTTAACGTGTTTCTCTGTTCCCTGTGTTTCCTGTCAACAGGAGTTCCATGTAGAGGCCTGATTCCATTCCAGTCAGGTTATTGGGTACGAATACCTCAGAGCTGGTGCTATGTACTCCCTACTGTGTGGCATCAACAAGCAGGTGGTGTCTGGCTGCTGCACATTTAGAGATTCTTGGATTGATCGGTGGGTTTAGGTGGTATCAGCTGATCCCTCCATTATAAAAATCCGGTCAGTCTTTCACCTAAGcggttttagcatccattgatggtCGTTGCTTAGATCCATTATTTCCTTCTGCATCTGTTAGCTGGAATTCTTTAACAAAGACCTTTTCCTTATCACTTGTATGATTACTCTGAATTGCTCTTCATaatgaaaagcaggaaaaatgcttggttctttccctttatttatcaattttcaaAGTTGTGAGTTCAGACTCTAGCAACTTCCAATGATGACCAATGAAGCTTTGGTTTTCATAGCATtctgaacatatttttaatatatttaatatgttttagttttttttttttgagggcaCTTATCTgccattaatttgttttttatgttcAGTGGGAGCCCCTTTAAGTTGATGTCTTTGTTCTTTGTCATACTTCATTAGTCTTTGATAGCTTCCTTGCTTCATGGTTCAATAAGATGTCACAggctcttttttgtgtgtgtgcgagacagggtcttgtctgttgcccaggctggagtgcagtggcacaatcacagctcactgcaatctctgtctcccaagttcaagcaattctcctgcttcagcctcccaagtagctgggactacaggtgtgccaccatggctggctaatttttgtatttttagtagagacacggttttgccatgttgcccaggctggtcacaaactcttgggctcaagccatccacttgccttgagctcccaaagtgctggaattataggcatgagccactgcgcctggccccaggctcattttgtacatttcctgccccagtcttggaatcagtcatttctctaaAATGCTCTGGTTCTTTTTAGCTAGAAAATAGTATCTAGAGGCTACAGTTGGGACATTAGAAGTTTTCAGTGCtactgagctgtgattgcatctaGGCCTTTCaataaacagaaatagaaaataaacattttttaagaaatgaaaaagttgTGAGTTCATACTGGTATTTCCAATTCAAATGTAAGGTGATagtgtttctatttatttgattttatactAGTGTCTTGTAACTCTTTATCTTATGCTGGAAATCTTGTTCTCaataacattaacaaaatgaTGTATCTGCTAGATCCTACTGAATCTGAGGTCCCCAGGACCACCCCAGGTTCAGTGATGCACTAGGACTCTCAGCTGTGGCAGTGAAAGGATACCAGGTATGGCGGCACAGGGAAAAGGTACATGGGGCAGAGACTGGAGGAAACAGGCGCAGGCGTCTGAGTGCTCTCCCATTGGATACCCACAGGAAGGATTTGTGGCAATGTGTGTGAAGTGTTATCTAGCAGGGAAGTGAGTTAGAGACTCAGTGCCCACATCTCTTACTGAGGACTGGTTACAGAAGCACCCTTGGCCTAGCATGTACCAAAATTCCAGACTTCCAGAAAGCAAGCAGGTGTTCAGCATGAACCTTATTGTTTACACAGTATAGGCGTGGTGAGCCACTCTTATCATTTCTGGGAATTGTGAGAACCACCTGGAAtccaagttcccagatgccagtCAAGGGCCAACCTTGCAAGCATGCTTCTCTAAGATTAGCAATTTATATTAACTTTATTCTGC
Proteins encoded in this window:
- the MANBAL gene encoding protein MANBAL isoform a (isoform a is encoded by transcript variant 8), which codes for MASDLDFSPPEVPEPTFLENLLRYGLFLGAIFQLICVLAIIVPIPKSHEAEAEPSEPRSAEVTRKPKAAVPSVNKRPKKETKKKR
- the MANBAL gene encoding protein MANBAL isoform b (isoform b is encoded by transcript variant 11) is translated as MASDLDFSPPEVPEPTFLENLLRYGLFLGAIFQLICVLAIIVPIPKSHEAEFHVEA